Proteins from one Emys orbicularis isolate rEmyOrb1 chromosome 2, rEmyOrb1.hap1, whole genome shotgun sequence genomic window:
- the LOC135873551 gene encoding elongation factor 1-alpha-like — translation MLLSPRGAAWPSRCGPAPISAPYKGGAGGGGASSDPGRMGEPEPEPVRKTHMNIVIIGHVDSGKSTTTGHLIYQCGGLEPRLLEKLEAAASQVGKGSFKFAWALDKLKAERERGITIDISLWKFHTRRFSVTIIDAPGHRDFTKNMLTGTSQADAAVLMVSAAPGEFEAGVSRQGQTREHALLAYTLGVKQLLLCVNKMDLTEPPYSQRRFEEVVRGVSLYLRRIGYSPAAVPCVPVSGWAGENVTLPSPKMPWFKGWKVKRKEGFGKGQTLLEALDSLLPPVRPSNKPLRVPLQDVYKIGGIGTVPVGKIETGILKPGMNISFAPANLSAEVRTIEMHHEPLQVAFPGYNVGFNIKNIAVRNLRRGHVAGNSRSDPPVAAAHFTAQVIILNHPGFIKAGYSPVVDCHTAHVTCQFAELFEKIDRRSGEKLEDNPSMLKSGDSATVRLVPKKPLCVERFFDYPPLGRFAARDLKQTVAVGVIKSVEKKPAGVTRKQAQKALLIK, via the exons ATGCTGCTGAGTCCGAGGGGAGCGGCCTGGCCCAGCAGGTGCGGGCCCGCGCCCATCAGCGCGCCCTATAAAGGCGGAGCCGGCGGCGGAGGCGCCTCCAGTGATCCCGGCAGGATGGGGGAACCGGAGCCGGAGCCGGTTCGCAAGACCCACATGAACATCGTGATCATCGGCCATGTGGACTCGGGTAAATCCACCACCACCGGCCACCTCATCTACCAGTGCGGGGGGCTGGAGCCCCGGCTGCTGGAGAAGCTGGAGGCCGCGGCTAGCCAG GTGGGGAAGGGCTCCTTCAAGTTCGCCTGGGCGCTGGACAAGCTGAAGGCGGAGCGGGAGCGGGGCATCACCATCGACATCTCGCTGTGGAAGTTCCACACGCGCCGCTTCTCCGTCACCATCATCGACGCGCCGGGCCACCGCGACTTCACCAAGAACATGCTGACCGGCACCTCCCAG gcgGACGCCGCGGTGCTGATGGTCTCGGCCGCGCCCGGGGAGTTCGAGGCCGGCGTGTCCCGGCAGGGGCAGACCCGCGAGCACGCCCTGCTGGCCTATACCCTGGGCgtcaagcagctgctgctctgcgtCAACAAGATGGACCTGACCGAGCCGCCCTACAGCCAGCGGCGCTTCGAGGAGGTGGTGCGGGGCGTCAGCCTCTACCTGCGCAGGATCGGCTACAGCCCGGCCGCGGTGCCCTGCGTGCCGGTGTCCGGCTGGGCCGGCGAGAACGTcaccctgcccagccccaag ATGCCGTGGTTCAAAGGTTGGAAGGTCAAACGGAAGGAAGGCTTTGGGAAGGGGCAGACACTCCTGGAAGCGCTAGATTCTCTCCTGCCTCCTGTGCGGCCCAGTAACAAACCCCTGAGGGTGCCTCTGCAGGATGTCTACAAGATCGGAG GAATTGGCACTGTACCGGTGGGGAAGATAGAGACAGGCATCCTCAAGCCAGGCATGAACATCTCCTTTGCCCCTGCAAACCTCTCGGCAGAGGTCAGAACCATTGAAATGCACCATGAGCCACTGCAGGTGGCTTTTCCTGGTTACAATGTGGGCTTCAACATAAAGAACATTGCAGTCAGGAACCTGAGACGAGGCCATGTAGCTGGCAACTCCAGGAGTGACCCCCCAGTAGCAGCAGCCCACTTCACTGCTCAG GTGATCATCCTGAATCACCCTGGCTTTATCAAGGCTGGCTACTCCCCAGTGGTAGACTGTCACACTGCTCATGTCACCTGCCAGTTTGCTGAGCTCTTTGAGAAGATAGACCGTCGATCTGGGGAGAAGCTGGAGGACAATCCCTCCATGCTGAAGTCTGGAGACTCTGCTACTGTCAGGCTTGTACCTAAGAAGCCTTTGTGTGTGGAGAGGTTTTTTGACTATCCCCCTTTAG GTCGCTTTGCAGCTCGGGACTTGAAGCAGACTGTTGCAGTTGGAGTCATCAAATCTGTGGAAAAGAAGCCTGCGGGTGTCACTAGAAAACAGGCGCAGAAAGCTCTGCTTATTAAGTGA